One window of the Acinetobacter equi genome contains the following:
- the aceI gene encoding chlorhexidine efflux PACE transporter AceI: MLISKRRIIHALSYEVILLVIIAIALSYIFDVSMDVTGILGIAMAVTSVIWNMIFNHFFEKFEAKRKLKRTIGVRILHAIGFEGGLMLATIPMIAYALKLGIVEAILLDFSLTMCILFYTFVFQWCYDTIEAKLGYEPEYRHS; encoded by the coding sequence ATGTTGATTTCCAAAAGACGGATAATTCATGCTTTAAGTTATGAAGTTATCTTGTTGGTAATCATTGCTATTGCACTTAGTTATATATTTGATGTATCTATGGATGTGACAGGTATTTTAGGTATTGCAATGGCAGTAACTTCAGTAATTTGGAATATGATATTCAATCATTTCTTTGAAAAATTTGAAGCTAAGAGAAAATTAAAAAGAACAATAGGTGTCCGTATTTTACATGCAATTGGTTTTGAGGGGGGATTGATGCTTGCCACTATTCCAATGATTGCATATGCCTTGAAACTAGGGATAGTAGAAGCCATTTTATTAGATTTTAGCTTAACGATGTGTATTTTGTTTTATACATTTGTCTTTCAGTGGTGCTATGACACTATAGAAGCTAAATTGGGATATGAGCCTGAATATCGGCATAGTTAA
- a CDS encoding nitroreductase family protein: MSNQFIDLITQRRTIYSIGKNVEQSSEYLTDLIQNAIKQSPSSFNSQSSRAVILLNAESEKFWNIVKEKLKSYAKDEESAAKTSAKMDSFAAGVGTVLFFEDLDVVKGLQEQFPSYAENFPIWAEHSTAIAQFATWTALHTEGLGASLQHYNPIVDEEVHAQWNIPMNWKLRAQLVFGSVEGEARAKDYINDEDRFKIFK, encoded by the coding sequence ATGTCAAATCAGTTTATCGATTTAATTACTCAACGTCGTACAATTTACTCAATCGGTAAAAATGTTGAACAAAGCTCAGAATATTTAACTGATTTGATTCAAAATGCAATTAAACAAAGTCCATCTTCATTTAATTCACAATCATCACGTGCTGTTATTTTATTAAATGCAGAAAGTGAAAAATTTTGGAATATTGTCAAAGAAAAACTAAAATCATATGCTAAAGATGAAGAATCTGCTGCAAAAACTTCTGCAAAAATGGATAGTTTTGCCGCAGGTGTTGGAACTGTTTTATTTTTTGAAGATTTAGATGTCGTTAAAGGATTACAGGAACAATTTCCATCATATGCTGAAAACTTCCCAATTTGGGCAGAACATTCAACTGCAATTGCTCAATTTGCGACATGGACAGCGCTACATACAGAGGGATTGGGAGCATCTTTGCAGCACTATAATCCAATTGTTGATGAAGAAGTTCATGCGCAATGGAATATTCCTATGAACTGGAAATTACGTGCTCAACTTGTTTTCGGTTCAGTAGAAGGAGAAGCAAGAGCAAAAGATTATATAAATGATGAAGATCGTTTTAAGATTTTTAAGTAA
- a CDS encoding LysR family transcriptional regulator, protein MNINQEQLVIFKTVIETGSFSAAARKLSKVPSAISMSISNLEIDLNLQLFQRIGREPTPTNEAKVLYQKTENLLVEMNQWKQHAKSLSQGLEAELNIVIVSELLHTEWTEYIVLLESKFPELQINIFSAPQEDAIKMLFNNSAQLALMFEREDLNRSEQFVELKRETLIPVASIHHELSQHQQVSFEQIMQSRQIVVASRDRNIKPELLFSKYSWRTDNHHSACSLIVQGLGWGVLPQEMLNENPLLKKQLKILDILDFTPAFEYFVDLVWSRENELGLAANFLINHIKNERKLK, encoded by the coding sequence ATGAATATTAATCAAGAACAACTTGTGATTTTTAAAACAGTCATAGAAACTGGATCATTTTCTGCTGCTGCTAGAAAATTATCGAAAGTTCCATCTGCTATTAGCATGTCCATTTCAAATTTAGAAATTGATTTAAATTTACAGTTATTTCAACGTATTGGACGTGAACCAACACCAACAAATGAAGCAAAGGTTCTCTATCAAAAAACAGAGAATTTACTTGTTGAAATGAATCAATGGAAACAACATGCAAAGTCTTTAAGCCAAGGTTTAGAAGCTGAATTAAATATTGTAATCGTTTCTGAGTTACTCCATACCGAATGGACAGAATACATTGTTTTATTAGAATCAAAATTTCCCGAACTACAAATTAATATTTTTTCTGCACCTCAAGAAGATGCAATAAAAATGTTATTTAATAATTCAGCTCAACTTGCACTGATGTTTGAACGTGAAGATTTGAATCGTAGTGAACAATTTGTTGAACTCAAGCGAGAAACTTTAATTCCTGTAGCATCTATTCATCATGAACTATCACAGCATCAACAAGTCTCTTTTGAACAAATTATGCAAAGTAGACAAATCGTTGTTGCTAGTCGTGATCGGAACATAAAGCCAGAATTATTATTTTCAAAATATTCATGGCGTACTGATAATCATCATTCAGCATGTAGTCTAATTGTTCAAGGTTTAGGTTGGGGGGTATTACCTCAAGAAATGCTCAATGAGAATCCCTTACTTAAGAAACAACTCAAAATATTAGACATCCTCGATTTTACACCTGCATTTGAGTATTTTGTTGATTTAGTTTGGAGTCGTGAAAATGAACTTGGTTTGGCTGCAAATTTTTTAATTAACCACATAAAAAATGAAAGAAAATTAAAATAA